The Stratiformator vulcanicus genome has a segment encoding these proteins:
- a CDS encoding dynamin family protein translates to MGSDDIEEIEFMGRVDRLFDRVTTWANASTTWEPLSETQAVVRRTLDRVGHLRDRETVPLIVATFGGTGTGKSSLVNALVGETVTPTGRERPTTRRPTLLIHETVEVDALDLPLEHVAVVRSDDPMLQNYAVLDCPDPDSGAEDDDGGNLERLRQMLPYCDVLIYTTTQQKYRSNRVLDELKDAAEGVRLIYVQTHAGVDSDIRDDLKAQLSGEYEVPEVFFVDSLESLARSRADEPPTGDFARLIDTLYQELSQRSRGRIRQVNQFALLSSALSRGYTELSRDRSALNELAEACRQQQERISRVMTDRLKKELTDSRALWERRLLSAVADRWGASPFSGVLRLFSGLGNLLTSMTLFRAHNSAQVALIGAMQGGRWLKARQSEKTAEEQTAKAFASTVDEDLLLEARFVLDQAVRKAKFDPQILAGSSSDELRQTAGSVEQDFFVEARRRVEESIDRLAAANSRWFVRMRFEFALAAYLAFVVYRVGKNFFWDSFFGPWVAASEPEPLLTADFYISAGVFLLLWAWFLVTMFTRRLRRGLKREIADLATNLTARKIPSHLYPKVSSAIDDAQQRVLELQTLSDRTNALAASISSKTTLGGKRPAPPTGAEKQPTTQGSPAVVSIVEE, encoded by the coding sequence ATGGGTTCTGACGATATCGAAGAGATCGAATTTATGGGCCGTGTCGATCGCCTGTTCGATCGCGTGACCACGTGGGCAAATGCCTCAACAACGTGGGAGCCGCTGAGCGAAACTCAGGCGGTGGTGCGGCGCACGTTGGACCGGGTCGGCCACTTGCGCGATCGCGAAACGGTCCCCCTCATCGTGGCGACCTTCGGCGGGACCGGCACCGGTAAGAGTTCACTCGTGAACGCATTGGTCGGAGAAACGGTCACGCCGACCGGCCGCGAACGACCGACGACCCGACGTCCGACGTTGTTGATTCATGAGACGGTCGAAGTCGATGCGCTCGACCTTCCGCTCGAACATGTGGCGGTCGTCCGCAGCGATGATCCGATGCTGCAAAACTACGCCGTGCTCGACTGCCCCGATCCCGACTCCGGCGCAGAAGACGATGACGGCGGCAATCTGGAACGACTCCGGCAGATGCTGCCCTACTGCGATGTGTTAATCTACACGACCACGCAGCAGAAATATCGTTCGAATCGCGTGCTCGACGAATTGAAGGATGCCGCCGAGGGAGTTCGGCTGATCTACGTGCAAACTCATGCCGGGGTCGATTCTGACATTCGAGACGACCTGAAGGCACAACTCTCCGGCGAATACGAGGTGCCGGAGGTGTTCTTCGTCGACTCGCTCGAGTCGCTCGCGCGATCTCGCGCGGACGAACCTCCGACCGGTGATTTCGCGCGGCTCATCGATACGCTTTACCAAGAGTTGTCGCAGCGATCGCGGGGTCGCATTCGCCAGGTCAATCAATTCGCCCTGCTGTCGTCCGCACTCTCACGCGGGTACACAGAGCTAAGTCGAGATCGATCGGCGCTCAACGAACTGGCCGAAGCGTGTCGGCAGCAGCAGGAGCGGATCAGCCGGGTGATGACCGACCGACTGAAGAAAGAGTTGACCGACAGCCGGGCCCTGTGGGAGCGACGATTGCTGTCAGCCGTTGCCGATCGATGGGGCGCGAGTCCATTTTCCGGCGTGCTGCGACTCTTCAGCGGGCTCGGGAACCTGCTCACGTCGATGACGTTGTTTCGCGCCCACAATTCCGCCCAGGTCGCCTTAATCGGAGCGATGCAGGGAGGACGCTGGCTGAAAGCTCGGCAGAGCGAAAAAACCGCCGAGGAGCAGACGGCCAAGGCGTTCGCGTCGACCGTCGACGAAGACCTGCTGCTGGAAGCGCGATTCGTGTTGGACCAAGCGGTTCGGAAAGCCAAATTCGATCCGCAGATTCTCGCGGGATCATCGAGCGACGAGCTCCGACAAACCGCGGGGTCTGTCGAGCAGGACTTCTTCGTGGAAGCCCGCCGACGGGTCGAAGAGTCGATCGATCGCCTCGCCGCGGCGAACTCACGCTGGTTCGTCCGGATGCGATTTGAGTTTGCCCTCGCCGCCTATCTTGCTTTCGTCGTTTATCGCGTCGGCAAGAATTTCTTCTGGGACAGTTTCTTCGGTCCGTGGGTCGCCGCGTCCGAACCGGAGCCGCTGCTGACGGCCGACTTCTATATCTCGGCGGGCGTCTTCCTGCTGCTTTGGGCCTGGTTTCTGGTCACGATGTTCACTCGGCGGCTGCGGCGAGGATTGAAACGGGAGATCGCCGACCTCGCAACGAACCTGACGGCGCGAAAAATCCCGTCGCACCTGTACCCCAAGGTCTCGTCGGCCATCGACGATGCTCAGCAGCGGGTTCTCGAACTGCAGACGCTCAGCGACCGCACCAATGCGTTAGCCGCCTCCATCAGTTCAAAGACAACGCTTGGCGGGAAGCGGCCTGCTCCGCCGACCGGCGCAGAAAAACAGCCGACGACCCAAGGATCGCCGGCTGTGGTTTCCATCGTCGAGGAGTAA